Genomic window (Argopecten irradians isolate NY unplaced genomic scaffold, Ai_NY scaffold_0044, whole genome shotgun sequence):
GTTCCGATATATGTGACGACACTGTTGTGGGAAGTGGTGAAATACCTTTACTCAGAATGGTATACGCGGAGAAAACATCAAACATTACCTACACAGCACCTTACGATGTACCTCTGAGGATAGGCCATTTCGCAGatgtacacatctatataaGAGACCGAGACAACGAACCCGCCTCATTTCTCAACGGAGACGTAACGATCACACTACTGTTCAAGCAGCTACCATTTCAATGATGGGCTCTACATACGTATCGGATCCTAAAATCTGGAAAGACTTTTACAGAAATATGTTGGAAAAAACGTTTGACCCTAGAAGATACAGAGGTCGACAAACAGGAGGAGGAGGCGTCGCAGGCACGTACTTAAAGAAACCTTACATGATTCCAGTCAACCCTCACGCAACCCCCGAACCGGAAGAAAAGGTTTTCGTGGGAAAACAGGTGACGCCCATGGCGGCTGTGGAGGACAGAGCAAAGTCCGAAACGAAGGAATCCACAAAGGAAAACCTGCCCCACGTCCCTATAAAAACAGCGAAAAAATCCTCTTCCAACAGATCGAAGAAACATCCCAAGGGTGCAAGGGCTAACAGAGCTCCACGAAAACATACAGCCACTAAATCGATAAAGGGAAAAACTACCAAAAGGAAGCGTATTTCTACGGAGGACATCGACAACATTTTCGCCAAGAAAAGACAGAATGGCATTCCTCAGTGACAAGATAAGGGACATAGGCGTTCCTGCAGAACTCTCAATATTCACGGTACCGCCGAATCAAGTGGCCATAGAGAAGATTTACTTCTCGGAATGTAGACCGGTCTCTTCGTTCGACACGGAAGACAGCCCCATCGAAATAAGCGTCCCAGGTCAAGGTAGCGAATACATTGATCTTCGCAGAAGCAGACTATACGTCAAATGTAAGATAACCAAGGCAGACGGTACGGCCTTAACTACAGACGAAAAGACTGGAATCATAAACATGCCTCTGCAGAGCATGTGGTCACAGATCGACACCTACATGAACGGTAAACTGGTATCACTCAATACGAGCAACTATCCGTGGAAAGCCTATCTCAAGGTGCTGCTATCCAGCGACACCTCCGTCACCGAATCTCAACTGCAAAGTCAAATGTTTTATACCGACGATTTCGACATGAACGATGCTTCACCCATCACCGGAGGGACAAATAACGGATTAAGGAtgagatatttatttacagaaaaGAGCAAAATCTTCGACATGGAAGGACCCCTGTACGAGGACATCTTCAGGATCGACAAGTACCTCATCAACGGTGTGGACCTACACCTGAAACTGTTCAGAAACAGAGCACCGTTCGTCCTCATGAGCGCCGAGACAACACCCAGTTATAAGTTAAATGTCATGGAAGTCGCCTTTAAGGCGTGCATGGTACGGGTGGACAGTGGCGACTTGATCAACCATGCAGAAATCCTGAAGGACACCACCGCGAAATATCCATTGACAAGAACGGAAGTGAAAATGAACACCTGTCCTCAGGGATCTGGTTCTTTCATCTGGCAGAACATGTGGTCCAACAATCTTCCATCAAAAGCTTTCTTTGCCTTCGTGAGTCAGAGCGGCGTCAACGGGTCCTATACGAAGAATCCGTTCAACTTTCAGA
Coding sequences:
- the LOC138311536 gene encoding uncharacterized protein F54H12.2-like, translated to MPLQSMWSQIDTYMNGKLVSLNTSNYPWKAYLKVLLSSDTSVTESQLQSQMFYTDDFDMNDASPITGGTNNGLRMRYLFTEKSKIFDMEGPLYEDIFRIDKYLINGVDLHLKLFRNRAPFVLMSAETTPSYKLNVMEVAFKACMVRVDSGDLINHAEILKDTTAKYPLTRTEVKMNTCPQGSGSFIWQNMWSNNLPSKAFFAFVSQSGVNGSYTKNPFNFQSLVSDIGLYVNGESVPARPMKIDAGDNRNYVTPYVNLFEAAEKWNKDGGLLVTRSNFNQGYAIYAFNIAPCDLGEEYINLIRQGSVRLEVKFSTNTTETLNCLAYEEFQSLLEIDQSRDVKYTRV